The DNA sequence CACGTTCGGTGACGGGCCGCCGGGGTGTTCCGGGTGTCCTGGGTGTCCTGGGGTGTCCTGGGGTGTCCTCGCGCCGGTCCGTCATTCCCCGGCGCGCAGCGGGGACGCGGCACGCAGCAGCCGCAGCTGGCCGATCTCCGAGACGTTCTTCATGAGTTCCGCGTTCACCCACGCCACCGTGTGAGCGACGGTCCGCTCGGGGTCGCGCTCCCACGGGAATGTCGCGGCGCGGTCGAGATCGGCGTCGGTGAGGTGATCCAGCCCGCTCAGCCAGTCGTCCCGAAGGCCGCGCAGCCAAGCGATCGCCGCGTCTCCCGGCCCCGGCCATACGATGTCCGCCCGCTCACGGGGCGTGCGGCCACATACGTGATCAGTGGTCACGCCCAGCCACCATCCCAGGTGCCAACTCACCCAGCCGATCGTGGGAACGGGCACCGGATCCGGCTCCGTATCCGCCCAGTCCGGGACCCAGCCGCCCCGGGCGTCCCGGCGAACGGTCCAGCACTCGGCGGCCGGCTCCCACAGGAAGTCCTCAGGCGCCAGACGCTCCAGGTGGTACTCGAACAACGACCAGGTCAAGCCGAACTGCCAGCGCAGCAGATCGCATCGGGGAGAATCCACCGGGCGACCCTGGCACGGAGGGTGAAGCCTCCGCAAAGCAATATCCCAGCCCTGACACACCGCCCGCCCCGCGCGCCGTCTGCCGCGCTGTTCCGCCTCGGCCGCCGCCTGGCTGCTACGAGGCGTCCTTGGAGCCGCTGCCCTCGGTGTCGGCGTCGGTATCGGCGTCGGCGTCGGTGTCGGTGTCGGCCTTGGTGTCGCTGGGGGCGTCCCCCTCGGCCTTGCCCTTGTCCTCGGCCTCGTCCTCGCTGGAGTCCTCGAAATACTCATCGAGCACCGCGTCGAGCTCCGCCGTCCATTCCTTGAGGAGCTTCCGGGCCGGTGCCTCGACATCGGCCGTGTACCAACGCCGGTTGGTCGTATAGACCGTGATCCCGAACCGCTTCCCGAACCGCGGGGTGTCGACCTCCACCGCGCCGATCTCGTCCCACTCGAACTCGGCCTTCTCGCCGTCGAGTTCGAACGCGACGCCACGGCGTCCGGCCCGGATCGCACCGCGCCGGTCGGACACCTCGAAGGCGACCCCGTCGTCGTCCGCTTCCCCGTCGGACGACGCGAGATCGGACGTGACGTCGGCCTCGGTGCCGGAGGGCGCCTCGGCGCCGGACTCCTCCTCGGCGTCGACGCCCTCTTCCCGGTCGACCTCCTCCTCG is a window from the Streptomyces luomodiensis genome containing:
- a CDS encoding DinB family protein, whose amino-acid sequence is MDSPRCDLLRWQFGLTWSLFEYHLERLAPEDFLWEPAAECWTVRRDARGGWVPDWADTEPDPVPVPTIGWVSWHLGWWLGVTTDHVCGRTPRERADIVWPGPGDAAIAWLRGLRDDWLSGLDHLTDADLDRAATFPWERDPERTVAHTVAWVNAELMKNVSEIGQLRLLRAASPLRAGE